The Thioalkalivibrio thiocyanodenitrificans ARhD 1 genome window below encodes:
- a CDS encoding response regulator transcription factor — MSSLERPEPQPIRVLLVCDLAIVAWGLERLVGERESGLALAGSAATPTDARSLLDTQAPDVVLIDVDGDHGPDTVGELAAGHRAKVLALTGARDAATHEDMMLAGASGVVHKSDAVATLLKAIHRVHEGELWANRAAIGRVFDRLSRRKAVPAAGPEQLKIAQLTRKERQVVAEIARDASTTSEEIAERLHISRHTLRNHLTTIYGKLEVSGRLALFVYAHRHGLAEAEPAPPGGHRRAG, encoded by the coding sequence TGAGCTCACTGGAACGACCGGAACCCCAACCCATTCGGGTCCTGCTGGTCTGCGATCTTGCGATTGTGGCGTGGGGCCTGGAGCGGCTCGTGGGTGAACGGGAGTCGGGCCTTGCCCTGGCGGGGAGCGCTGCAACGCCTACCGACGCCCGGAGTCTCCTGGACACGCAGGCGCCGGACGTGGTCCTGATCGACGTGGACGGCGATCACGGCCCGGACACGGTCGGCGAACTGGCAGCGGGCCATCGTGCCAAGGTGCTGGCCCTCACAGGTGCCCGGGACGCCGCCACCCACGAAGACATGATGCTCGCGGGCGCAAGCGGGGTGGTTCACAAGTCAGACGCGGTCGCCACCCTGCTCAAGGCGATCCATCGTGTCCACGAAGGCGAGCTCTGGGCGAATCGCGCGGCCATCGGCCGGGTATTTGACCGGCTTTCCCGCAGAAAGGCCGTGCCGGCAGCCGGTCCCGAGCAACTGAAGATCGCGCAACTGACCCGCAAGGAGCGCCAGGTTGTGGCGGAGATCGCCCGGGATGCCTCGACCACCAGCGAAGAAATCGCCGAGCGGCTGCATATCAGCAGGCACACCCTGCGCAATCACCTCACCACCATCTACGGCAAGCTGGAAGTCTCCGGTCGCCTGGCACTGTTCGTCTACGCCCACCGGCACGGGCTCGCGGAGGCGGAACCCGCGCCCCCGGGAGGGCATCGCAGGGCCGGCTGA